A single genomic interval of Macadamia integrifolia cultivar HAES 741 chromosome 6, SCU_Mint_v3, whole genome shotgun sequence harbors:
- the LOC122080864 gene encoding tobamovirus multiplication protein 1-like, translated as MASLIRMQRIVFNQEIRNYSEEQVEGVALNNRWDDINNSEAWQEGIFYTLCVIYSVVSFIALVQLIRIQLRVPEFGWTTQKVFYLMNFIVNGLHAILFGLYKNVFVLSAVLVL; from the exons ATGGCGTCGCTGATTCGGATGCAGAGAATCGTGTTCAATCAAGAAATAAGGAATTACAGTGAAGAACAAGTCGAAGGAGTCGCATTGAACAACCGGTGGGATGATATCAACAACTCCGAAGCATGGCAGGAAGGCATCTTCTATACTCTCTGTGTCATCTACTCAGTCGTCTCCTTCATCGCCCTC GTGCAACTCATCCGGATTCAACTGAGAGTACCAGAATTTGGTTGGACAACACAAAAGGTTTTCTACTTGATGAATTTTATTGTGAATGGAT TACATGCTATCCTCTTTGGACTGTACAAAAATGTGTTTGTTCTCAGCgcagttttggttctttga